From one Caldithrix abyssi DSM 13497 genomic stretch:
- a CDS encoding YHS domain-containing protein has product MRYFIILTAAVALLLGCEKQEKAEQTVQEQPQTVEQAKFKLAELETNICPACGMILKTDAEVADTVHYADKVYGFCGPKCVDTFKANPEKTLAALHERMEKMEGMHKEGEHEEGHEHMHNENDPH; this is encoded by the coding sequence ATGAGGTATTTCATTATATTAACGGCTGCGGTTGCTTTGTTGTTAGGTTGCGAAAAGCAGGAGAAAGCGGAGCAAACCGTTCAGGAGCAGCCGCAGACTGTTGAGCAGGCCAAGTTTAAGCTGGCAGAACTGGAAACCAATATCTGTCCAGCCTGCGGAATGATTTTAAAAACGGACGCCGAAGTTGCCGATACCGTTCACTATGCAGATAAAGTTTACGGTTTTTGCGGTCCGAAGTGTGTGGATACTTTTAAAGCCAATCCGGAAAAAACGCTGGCCGCTTTACACGAACGGATGGAAAAAATGGAAGGCATGCATAAAGAAGGCGAACATGAAGAAGGCCATGAACACATGCACAATGAGAACGACCCTCACTAA
- the asnS gene encoding asparagine--tRNA ligase, which produces MKPVIRISQSAQYENQEVTIKGWLYNMRSSGKVRFLLVRDGSAIIQCVVVKSEVSDEVFEKTELLTQESSLIVTGKLVADKRSPLGYEMHVSDIEIVQIAKDYPITKKEHGIDFLMDHRHLWIRSKRQHAILRIRHEIINAARQFFNERDFVLVDSPIFTPNAAEGTTTLFKTDYFGSPAYLTQSGQLYAEAACMAFGRVYCFGPTFRAEKSKTRRHLTEFWMIEPEVAYFDLQDDMQLAEEFVSYIVQTVLKNRRAELETLERDTKILENTVPPFPKIHYNEAVEILKKHGVDFPYGDDFGGADETILSEEFDKPVIIHHYPAEIKAFYMKRDPQEPQFALAMDMLAPEGYGEIIGGSQREDDYDTLLQRIREHNLDEKDFEWYLDLRKYGSVPHAGFGLGIERTVAWITGTKHVRETIPFPRLLQRIYP; this is translated from the coding sequence ATGAAACCTGTTATCCGAATCAGTCAATCGGCCCAGTACGAAAATCAGGAAGTAACCATAAAAGGTTGGCTGTACAACATGCGATCGAGCGGAAAGGTGCGCTTTTTGCTCGTGCGCGACGGTTCAGCAATTATTCAATGCGTGGTAGTTAAAAGCGAGGTATCTGACGAAGTATTTGAAAAGACGGAACTGCTGACGCAGGAATCTTCTTTGATTGTAACCGGTAAACTGGTTGCGGACAAACGTTCGCCCCTGGGCTACGAAATGCACGTTTCTGATATTGAAATAGTGCAAATCGCAAAGGATTATCCCATTACTAAAAAAGAGCACGGTATTGATTTTTTGATGGATCACCGTCATTTGTGGATTCGCTCCAAACGGCAGCATGCCATCCTGCGCATTCGTCATGAAATTATAAATGCCGCCCGTCAATTTTTTAACGAGCGCGATTTTGTTCTGGTGGATTCGCCTATCTTTACGCCTAATGCGGCGGAAGGCACTACCACGCTTTTTAAGACCGACTATTTCGGATCGCCGGCCTATTTGACGCAAAGCGGGCAGTTATATGCCGAAGCAGCCTGTATGGCCTTTGGGCGCGTGTACTGTTTTGGCCCGACCTTTCGTGCCGAAAAATCCAAAACGCGTCGGCATCTGACCGAGTTCTGGATGATCGAGCCGGAGGTGGCCTATTTTGACCTGCAGGACGACATGCAGCTGGCAGAAGAATTCGTTTCGTACATCGTGCAGACCGTTTTGAAAAATCGCAGGGCAGAGCTGGAAACACTGGAGCGCGATACGAAGATACTGGAGAACACCGTTCCGCCGTTTCCTAAAATTCACTACAATGAAGCGGTTGAAATATTGAAGAAACATGGCGTTGATTTTCCGTATGGCGATGACTTTGGCGGGGCAGATGAAACGATTTTGTCGGAAGAATTTGACAAGCCGGTTATAATTCACCACTATCCGGCGGAAATAAAGGCTTTTTACATGAAACGCGATCCGCAAGAACCGCAATTTGCGCTGGCCATGGATATGCTGGCGCCTGAAGGTTACGGCGAAATCATTGGCGGTTCGCAGCGTGAAGATGATTACGACACCTTATTGCAGCGTATTCGCGAGCACAACTTAGATGAGAAAGATTTTGAATGGTATCTGGATTTGCGTAAATACGGATCCGTTCCGCACGCCGGTTTTGGTCTGGGCATCGAGCGAACGGTAGCCTGGATTACCGGAACCAAACACGTGCGCGAGACCATTCCGTTTCCACGATTGTTGCAAAGAATTTATCCGTGA
- a CDS encoding TIGR00725 family protein, giving the protein MMKKLIGVIGGRDATPELEEIAYQVGRLIAKNSYGLVCGGRGGIMEAAARGCAEQGGLTVGILLGEDTSEANPYIQVAIPTGLGIARNLLVVRAAEGLIAIDGKFGTLSEIAFALQLEKPLVGIYTWDVEPTMPTAQSAEEAMQKLLSMIA; this is encoded by the coding sequence ATGATGAAAAAGCTTATTGGTGTGATCGGCGGGAGGGACGCTACGCCGGAACTGGAAGAGATTGCCTATCAGGTAGGGCGGTTGATTGCTAAAAATAGTTATGGCCTGGTGTGCGGCGGGCGCGGCGGAATTATGGAGGCCGCAGCCCGGGGATGTGCAGAACAGGGCGGCTTAACAGTTGGCATTTTGCTTGGGGAAGACACCAGCGAGGCGAATCCTTATATTCAGGTGGCCATTCCAACGGGATTGGGCATTGCGCGAAACCTGCTGGTGGTGCGCGCGGCAGAAGGATTGATTGCCATTGATGGAAAGTTCGGCACGCTTTCCGAAATTGCTTTTGCTCTGCAGCTTGAAAAACCGTTGGTTGGCATTTATACGTGGGATGTGGAACCGACGATGCCGACGGCTCAATCTGCCGAAGAAGCCATGCAAAAACTATTATCGATGATCGCATGA
- a CDS encoding adenine phosphoribosyltransferase: MENKVERIKNAIRDVPDFPKEGILFKDITPVLQNAELFALSVELFADVLKNTNIDVVAAVESRGFIFGAALALKLNKGFVPIRKPGKLPYKTFKETYELEYGTDALEIHQDAVKTGQKVVLIDDLLATGGTAVAAAQLIERCGGQIASICFLIELTFLEGIKKLEGYPVQTLIKF, translated from the coding sequence ATGGAAAACAAAGTGGAACGTATAAAGAATGCCATTCGGGATGTGCCTGATTTTCCAAAAGAGGGCATCCTTTTTAAAGACATCACGCCCGTCCTTCAGAACGCAGAGCTATTTGCTCTTTCCGTTGAATTGTTCGCAGATGTCTTGAAGAACACAAATATTGATGTAGTTGCTGCTGTGGAGTCGCGCGGCTTTATTTTTGGCGCCGCTCTTGCTCTGAAGCTGAACAAAGGGTTTGTACCAATTCGTAAGCCCGGAAAATTACCATACAAAACGTTTAAAGAAACGTACGAATTGGAATATGGCACGGATGCGCTGGAAATTCATCAGGATGCTGTAAAAACAGGACAGAAAGTAGTACTGATCGATGATTTATTGGCTACCGGAGGAACCGCTGTGGCCGCCGCTCAATTAATCGAACGCTGTGGAGGACAGATTGCTTCTATTTGCTTTTTAATCGAATTGACCTTTTTAGAGGGGATTAAAAAGTTAGAGGGCTATCCGGTGCAAACATTGATCAAATTTTAG
- a CDS encoding acylphosphatase: MKKTLKIIVKGRVQGVGYRWFARQAARELGLTGYVRNLPDGNVEVLAQGEEAVLNQFIQELNRGPGFAYVVDMDIEELDIPSDKYRSFEIAF; the protein is encoded by the coding sequence ATGAAAAAGACGCTAAAAATTATTGTCAAAGGACGCGTACAGGGCGTTGGTTATCGCTGGTTTGCCCGACAGGCAGCCCGTGAGTTGGGGCTAACGGGCTATGTACGCAATCTGCCAGATGGAAATGTGGAAGTCTTGGCGCAAGGCGAAGAAGCGGTTTTGAATCAATTTATTCAGGAACTGAACCGCGGCCCTGGCTTTGCTTATGTGGTTGATATGGATATCGAAGAGCTGGATATACCGTCGGATAAATATCGTTCATTTGAAATTGCTTTTTAA